Proteins from a single region of Struthio camelus isolate bStrCam1 chromosome W, bStrCam1.hap1, whole genome shotgun sequence:
- the LOC104150246 gene encoding protein-lysine 6-oxidase: protein MHFAPPALLLAQLHACVYWSCLWPAGCQQPPPRRDQPPPPPAVWRQRIQWENNGQVYSLLSLGSEYQPPRRRQAAEAVGSPILLLRNNGTLPRRAAAARAAAAAAAQPQAATAAAATASSRGSGARHWFQAGYQASSAGRGAAAASAPRSPGAAATPAARSPSSGASRPSAPTGGPAAGDNRSGAGSPPPLSNFRPGREDVMVGDDPYNPYKYTDDNPYYNYYDTYERPRQGSRYRPGYGTGYFQYGLPDLVPDPYYIQASTYVQRMSMYNLRCAAEENCLASSAYRADVRDYDNRVLLRFPQRVKNQGTSDFLPSRPRYSWEWHSCHQHYHSMDEFSHYDLLDASSHRKVAEGHKASFCLEDTSCDYGYYRRYACTAHTQGLSPGCYDTYNADIDCQWIDITDVKPGNYILKVSVNPSYLVPESDYSNNIVRCDIRYTGHHAYASGCTISP from the exons ATGCATTTCGCGCCGCCGGCGCTCCTGCTCGCCCAGCTCCACGCGTGCGTTTACTGGAGCTGCCTGTGGCCCGCCGGctgccagcagccgccgccgcgccgcgaccagccgccgccgccgcccgccgtctGGCGGCAACGGATTCAGTGGGAGAACAACGGGCAGGTGTACAGCCTGCTCAGCCTCGGCTCCGAGTACCAGCCCCCCCGGCGCAGGCAGGCGGCGGAGGCGGTGGGCAGCCCCATCCTGCTGCTCCGAAACAACGGCACCTTGCCGcggagggccgccgccgcccgagccgccgccgccgccgccgcgcagcctcaggccgccaccgccgccgccgccaccgccagcaGCCGCGGCTCCGGCGCTCGCCACTGGTTCCAGGCCGGCTACCAGGCTTCGTccgccgggcgcggagccgccgccgcctcggcgccgcgcagcccaggggccgccgccacccccgCGGCCAGGAGCCCCTCCTCGGGGGCGTCGCGGCCCAGCGCTCCcaccggcggccccgcggccggcgacAACCGGAGCGGCGCCGGCAGCCCGCCTCCCCTCAGCAACTTCAGACCCGGCCGGGAAGATGTCATGGTAGGAGACGACCCCTACAACCCCTACAAGTACACGGACGATAACCCCTATTACAACTACTACGACACCTACGAGAGGCCGCGCCAGGGCAGCAGGTACAGACCCGGCTATGGCACCGGCTACTTCCAGTATG GTCTGCCTGACTTAGTCCCGGATCCCTATTACATCCAGGCGTCCACATATGTGCAGAGGATGTCTATGTATAATTTGAGATGTGCGGCTGAGGAGAACTGCCTGGCAAG TTCAGCTTATCGAGCAGATGTTAGAGACTACGATAATCGAGTGCTCCTGAGATTCCCCCAAAGAGTGAAAAATCAAGGCACATCAGATTTCCTACCGAGCAGACCCCGATATTCATGGGAGTGGCACAGCTGTCACCA GCATTATCACAGCATGGATGAATTCAGCCACTATGACTTGTTGGATGCAAGCTCACATAGAAAAGTTGCTGAAGGGCACAAAGCAAGTTTCTGTCTGGAAGATACCTCCTGTGATTATGGATATTACAGACGATATGCATGTACTGCACACACACAG GGACTGAGCCCTGGCTGTTACGACACTTACAATGCTGATATAGATTGCCAGTGGATTGATATTACAGATGTAAAACCTGGAAATTACATTCTGAAG gTTAGTGTAAACCCCAGCTATTTGGTACCTGAGTCTGATTACTCCAACAATATAGTACGCTGCGATATACGCTATACAGGCCACCATGCATATGCCTCTGGCTGTACAATTTCACCGTAA